In the Jatrophihabitans endophyticus genome, one interval contains:
- a CDS encoding sodium-translocating pyrophosphatase translates to MASHHLVAAPAMADNPLAITGAQRGFVYVIAVVAVLALVYAYVLVREVLAADTGTTSMQEISKAVQEGAAAYLNRQFRTLGLFSILVFALLLVLPVNEGGASVRIGRAIFFLFGAGFSAIVGYVGMTMATRANVRVASAARGGEGQRGFHIAFRTGGIVGMLTVGLGLLGASIVLIAYNDHAPTVLEGFGFGGALLAMFMRVGGGIFTKAADVGADLVGKVEAGIPEDDPRNAATIADNVGDNVGDCAGMAADLFESYAVTLVAALILGQAAFGAKGLLLPLIIGGIGVISSVVGILATKLRPGDRNGLVPINRGFVISAVVSLVLVAVAAFTFLPSKFSDFDISEQVSAYDGSPAVIAFVAVLIGIVLAVLIQQLTGYFTDTIRRPVRDVAKTSLTGPATVVLSGISLGLESAVYTAVLIALAVFGAFLLGSGSVAVALFAVALAGCGLLTTAGVIVSMDTFGPISDNAQGVAEMSGDIDEAGARVLTDLDAVGNTTKAITKGIAIATAVLAATALFGSFTDAVADALAKYHATEATNFVIVSPNILVGAIIGAAAVFLFSGLAISAVGRAAGRVVFEVREQFRTRPGIMDFTEKPDYARVVDICTKDSLRELATPGLLAIFAPITVGFAFGAGPLAGYLAGAIAAGVLMAVFLANSGGAWDNAKKMVEDGSHGGKGSEAHAATVIGDTVGDPFKDTAGPAINPLIKVMNLVAVLIAPAVIQFSTGDDKNNGVRAVIAIVAFVVIAGAVIVSKRRQVTMGDEPEPARVELKA, encoded by the coding sequence ATGGCCTCGCACCACCTCGTCGCCGCACCGGCGATGGCCGACAATCCGCTCGCGATCACCGGGGCCCAGCGTGGCTTCGTCTACGTCATCGCCGTCGTCGCGGTCCTCGCGCTCGTCTACGCCTACGTCCTCGTGCGGGAGGTGCTGGCCGCCGACACCGGCACGACCAGCATGCAGGAGATCTCCAAGGCCGTGCAGGAGGGCGCCGCGGCCTACCTGAACCGGCAGTTCCGCACGCTGGGCCTGTTCTCCATCCTCGTGTTCGCCCTGCTCCTCGTGCTGCCGGTCAACGAGGGTGGTGCCAGCGTCCGCATCGGCCGCGCGATCTTCTTCCTCTTCGGCGCCGGGTTCTCGGCCATCGTCGGCTATGTCGGCATGACCATGGCGACGCGCGCCAACGTCCGGGTCGCCTCCGCCGCGCGCGGCGGTGAGGGGCAGCGCGGGTTCCACATCGCGTTCCGCACCGGCGGCATCGTCGGCATGCTCACCGTCGGCCTCGGGCTGCTCGGCGCCTCGATCGTGCTCATCGCGTACAACGACCACGCCCCGACGGTGCTCGAGGGCTTCGGCTTCGGCGGCGCGCTGCTGGCGATGTTCATGCGCGTCGGCGGCGGCATCTTCACCAAGGCGGCAGACGTCGGCGCCGACCTCGTCGGCAAGGTCGAGGCAGGCATCCCCGAGGACGACCCCCGCAACGCGGCCACCATCGCCGACAACGTGGGCGACAACGTGGGTGACTGCGCCGGCATGGCCGCCGACCTGTTCGAGTCCTACGCCGTGACCCTGGTCGCGGCCCTCATCCTCGGCCAGGCGGCGTTCGGCGCGAAGGGGCTGCTGCTGCCGTTGATCATCGGCGGCATCGGGGTCATCAGCTCGGTGGTCGGCATCCTCGCCACGAAGCTGCGTCCGGGTGATCGCAACGGCCTCGTGCCCATCAACCGCGGCTTCGTGATCTCGGCCGTCGTGTCGCTGGTCCTGGTCGCCGTCGCCGCGTTCACCTTCCTGCCCTCGAAGTTCAGCGACTTCGACATCAGCGAGCAGGTCTCGGCCTACGACGGCAGCCCGGCCGTCATCGCGTTCGTCGCGGTGCTGATCGGCATCGTGCTCGCCGTCCTCATCCAGCAGCTCACCGGCTACTTCACCGACACGATCCGCCGGCCGGTGAGGGACGTCGCCAAGACCTCGCTGACGGGGCCGGCGACGGTCGTCCTGTCCGGCATCTCGCTGGGCCTCGAGTCGGCCGTCTACACCGCCGTCCTGATCGCGCTGGCCGTCTTCGGCGCCTTCCTGCTGGGCAGCGGTTCGGTCGCGGTCGCGCTGTTCGCGGTGGCGCTCGCCGGCTGCGGCCTGCTCACGACCGCCGGTGTCATCGTCTCCATGGACACGTTCGGCCCGATCAGCGACAACGCCCAGGGCGTGGCCGAGATGAGCGGCGACATCGACGAGGCCGGCGCGCGCGTGCTGACCGATCTCGACGCCGTCGGCAACACCACCAAGGCGATCACCAAGGGCATCGCGATCGCGACGGCCGTGCTCGCGGCGACCGCGTTGTTCGGCTCGTTCACCGACGCCGTCGCCGACGCCCTGGCCAAGTACCACGCGACGGAGGCGACCAACTTCGTCATCGTCTCGCCCAACATCCTCGTCGGCGCGATCATCGGCGCCGCCGCGGTGTTCCTGTTCAGCGGGTTGGCCATCAGCGCGGTCGGCCGGGCCGCGGGGCGGGTCGTGTTCGAGGTCCGGGAGCAGTTCCGCACCCGGCCCGGCATCATGGACTTCACCGAGAAGCCGGACTACGCCCGCGTCGTCGACATCTGCACCAAGGACTCGCTGCGCGAGCTCGCCACACCCGGCCTGCTCGCCATCTTCGCGCCGATCACCGTCGGCTTCGCCTTCGGCGCCGGCCCGCTCGCCGGCTATCTGGCGGGCGCCATCGCGGCCGGCGTGCTCATGGCGGTGTTCCTCGCGAACTCCGGCGGGGCGTGGGACAACGCCAAGAAGATGGTCGAGGACGGCTCGCACGGCGGGAAGGGCAGCGAGGCCCACGCCGCGACCGTCATCGGTGACACCGTCGGCGACCCGTTCAAGGACACCGCCGGCCCGGCCATCAACCCGCTGATCAAGGTCATGAACCTCGTCGCGGTGCTGATCGCCCCGGCCGTGATCCAGTTCAGCACGGGCGACGACAAGAACAACGGCGTCCGCGCGGTCATCGCCATCGTCGCGTTCGTCGTCATCGCCGGCGCGGTCATCGTCTCGAAGCGCCGGCAGGT
- a CDS encoding STAS domain-containing protein yields MELSVSRQSVGGFPVVAVSGEVDVYSAPALKDSLSELLQSGVTSVVVDLSDVAFLDSTGLGALVEARSATTEAGGALPLVCHQERILKLFAITGLDGVFSIHGTVDDAVATLQA; encoded by the coding sequence GTGGAGCTCTCGGTCTCACGCCAATCGGTCGGCGGCTTCCCGGTCGTCGCCGTCAGCGGCGAGGTCGACGTCTACTCGGCTCCCGCCCTGAAGGACAGCCTGTCCGAGCTGCTGCAGTCCGGCGTCACGAGCGTCGTGGTCGACCTGTCCGACGTCGCCTTCCTCGACTCCACCGGTCTCGGTGCGCTCGTCGAGGCCCGTTCGGCCACCACCGAGGCCGGCGGCGCGCTGCCCCTCGTGTGCCACCAGGAGCGGATCCTCAAGCTCTTCGCGATCACCGGCCTGGACGGGGTCTTCTCGATCCACGGCACGGTCGACGACGCGGTCGCCACCCTGCAGGCCTGA
- a CDS encoding DEAD/DEAH box helicase, producing MPQPQERTSRVQHLLDRVLLGVPPGDSPVTHVERLRPRAGTTVGWPEWVPTPLRDRFVARGVQRPWVHQASAASTAHAGGSVVVATGTASGKSLAYQLPGLTALLADDRDRVLYLAPTKALAGDQLRSLLDLALPGVRAATFDGDTPLAERDWVRAHGNWVLSNPDMLHRGVLPAHARWSSFLRRLRYVVVDECHSYRGLFGAHVAQVLRRLRRVCAQYGSAPTFVLASATVAEPAASATRLVGVPVTAVTEDASPRGGQTFALWEPPLTTLRGEHDAPVRRAAGAEAGRLLADLVVEGARTLAFVRSRRGAEFAALGATRQLHESGLAELADRIAPYRAGYLPEERRALEAALSSGDLLGVAATNALELGLDISGLDAVVLAGYPGTLASVWQQAGRAGRAGDESLVVFVARDDPLDTYLVHHPAAIFGRPVEAAVFDPANPYVLGPQLCAAAAELPIRPDELALFAAPTAGVGGADEQAGVAAVAAALAQLVAEGALRRRAAGWFWTRHRRPDVDIRGAGGQPVPVVEAATGSLIGTVDAATAHATVHPGAVYLHQGRSYVVDALAPRAEPGPEFGSEFGPEFGSDAGRRGGAGGRDPDHRSGASVALVHAESPPWSTSARDVTDIAVVAERDGFSHGQVRVSLGTVDVSNQVVGYVRRRLDTGELLDEIPLDLPARELRTTAVWYTIEQVALDAVGLDVAAVPGAAHAAEHAAIGLLPLFAVCDRWDIGGVSTALHPDTGHPTVFVYDGHPGGAGFAERGHAALGAWLRATRTAIAACECPSGCPSCVQSPKCGNGNEPLDKAGAVTLLDLVLSHVEPAT from the coding sequence ATGCCACAGCCCCAGGAGAGGACGTCGCGGGTGCAGCACCTGCTCGATCGCGTGCTGCTGGGGGTGCCCCCCGGCGACTCGCCGGTCACACACGTCGAGCGGCTGCGGCCCCGCGCCGGCACCACGGTCGGCTGGCCGGAGTGGGTGCCGACGCCGCTGCGCGACCGGTTCGTCGCGCGCGGTGTGCAGCGGCCCTGGGTGCATCAGGCGAGCGCGGCGAGCACGGCCCACGCCGGCGGCTCGGTCGTCGTGGCCACCGGTACCGCGTCGGGCAAGTCGCTGGCCTACCAGCTGCCCGGACTGACCGCCCTGCTCGCCGACGACCGCGACCGCGTGCTGTACCTGGCCCCGACCAAGGCGCTCGCCGGTGACCAGCTGCGCTCGCTGCTCGACCTCGCGCTTCCCGGGGTCCGGGCCGCGACGTTCGACGGCGACACCCCGCTCGCCGAGCGGGACTGGGTCCGCGCGCACGGCAACTGGGTGCTCAGCAATCCGGACATGCTGCATCGCGGCGTGCTGCCTGCCCATGCCCGCTGGTCGTCCTTCCTGCGTCGGCTGCGCTACGTGGTCGTCGACGAGTGCCATTCCTATCGCGGGCTCTTCGGCGCCCACGTCGCCCAGGTGCTGCGCCGGCTGCGTCGGGTGTGCGCGCAGTACGGGTCGGCGCCGACGTTCGTGCTCGCGTCGGCGACGGTGGCCGAGCCGGCGGCCTCGGCGACGCGGCTCGTCGGTGTGCCGGTGACCGCGGTGACCGAAGACGCGTCGCCGCGCGGCGGGCAGACGTTCGCGCTGTGGGAGCCGCCGCTCACCACCCTGCGCGGCGAGCACGACGCACCGGTGCGGCGCGCGGCGGGGGCGGAGGCGGGTCGGCTGCTCGCCGACCTGGTGGTCGAGGGGGCCAGGACGCTCGCGTTCGTCCGCTCCCGACGGGGAGCGGAGTTCGCCGCACTCGGCGCGACCCGGCAGCTGCACGAGAGCGGACTGGCCGAGCTCGCCGATCGGATCGCGCCCTACCGTGCCGGCTACCTGCCCGAGGAGCGGCGCGCGCTCGAGGCGGCGCTGTCGTCGGGTGACCTGCTCGGCGTCGCCGCGACCAACGCCCTCGAGCTCGGTCTGGACATCTCCGGTCTCGACGCGGTCGTGCTCGCCGGGTACCCGGGCACGCTGGCCTCGGTGTGGCAGCAGGCCGGCCGCGCGGGGCGGGCCGGCGACGAGTCGCTCGTGGTGTTCGTGGCCCGGGACGACCCGCTCGACACCTATCTCGTCCATCACCCGGCCGCGATCTTCGGCCGACCGGTCGAGGCCGCCGTCTTCGACCCGGCCAATCCCTACGTCCTCGGCCCACAGCTGTGCGCCGCGGCCGCCGAGCTGCCGATCCGCCCGGACGAGCTCGCCCTGTTCGCGGCGCCCACGGCCGGGGTGGGCGGCGCGGACGAGCAGGCGGGCGTGGCGGCCGTGGCGGCCGCCCTGGCCCAGCTCGTCGCCGAGGGGGCGCTGCGACGGCGCGCGGCCGGGTGGTTCTGGACCCGCCACCGCCGCCCCGACGTGGACATCCGCGGTGCGGGCGGCCAACCGGTGCCGGTGGTGGAGGCCGCGACGGGCTCGCTCATCGGCACGGTCGACGCCGCGACGGCCCATGCGACAGTGCATCCGGGCGCGGTGTACCTGCACCAGGGTCGGTCGTACGTCGTGGACGCGCTCGCCCCGAGGGCGGAGCCCGGGCCCGAGTTCGGGTCCGAGTTCGGGCCCGAGTTCGGGTCCGACGCCGGCCGCCGGGGCGGAGCGGGCGGACGGGACCCGGACCACCGGTCCGGCGCGAGCGTCGCGCTGGTGCACGCCGAGTCGCCGCCCTGGTCGACCTCGGCGCGCGACGTCACCGACATCGCGGTCGTGGCCGAGCGCGACGGCTTCTCGCACGGCCAGGTGCGGGTGTCGCTGGGCACCGTCGACGTGAGCAACCAGGTCGTCGGCTACGTCCGGCGTCGCCTCGACACCGGTGAGCTGCTCGACGAGATCCCGCTGGACCTGCCCGCCCGTGAGCTGCGCACCACCGCCGTCTGGTACACGATCGAGCAGGTCGCCCTCGACGCGGTCGGCCTCGACGTGGCGGCGGTGCCGGGCGCCGCCCACGCGGCGGAGCATGCCGCGATCGGGCTGCTGCCGCTGTTCGCGGTCTGCGATCGCTGGGACATCGGCGGCGTCTCGACCGCGCTGCACCCCGACACCGGTCACCCCACCGTGTTCGTCTACGACGGGCACCCCGGCGGCGCCGGCTTCGCCGAGCGCGGACATGCGGCGCTCGGCGCGTGGTTGCGGGCGACCCGGACCGCGATCGCGGCCTGTGAGTGCCCGAGCGGGTGCCCGTCGTGCGTGCAGTCGCCGAAGTGCGGCAACGGCAACGAACCGCTCGACAAGGCGGGGGCGGTCACGCTGCTCGACCTCGTCCTCTCGCACGTCGAGCCGGCGACCTGA
- a CDS encoding L,D-transpeptidase yields the protein MTSETTPTPTTAAATATTAATATPQPAPSARRRTAPWLAAAVVALSAALLAGCSGGSSASGQGGAGTRPATTATTSSLASTPTTPTAVAPTTGATSSGGASATPSPSGPKRADARAEHVHISLFNGDGAHYGVGMPVIAYFSRQITDGAALQQATTVTADGKPLAGAWYFENSGAGNGPIEGHFRPRHYWPAHARIHVAIPAKGLSAGKGLGYDDSLTLDFSTGARNVAKVDDGKHTLTLTSDGKRVGRFPVSLGGPGSRTIRGTKVVMEQDQDTRMRGAHSGIEYNLAHVYWTQRLTYSGEYLHAAPWNEASAGGNIGRSNSSNGCTNLSTADAKKLFGLMQVGDVVRYPDAGGAKMRLGDGYGDWNLTWAQWRTGGLVSTS from the coding sequence GTGACGAGCGAGACGACCCCGACCCCCACGACCGCAGCGGCGACCGCCACGACCGCAGCGACTGCCACACCGCAGCCGGCCCCGTCCGCGCGACGTCGCACCGCGCCGTGGCTCGCCGCGGCGGTCGTCGCGCTGTCGGCGGCGCTGCTCGCGGGCTGCTCGGGCGGCAGCTCGGCGTCCGGGCAGGGTGGTGCCGGCACCCGACCGGCGACGACGGCGACCACCTCGTCGCTGGCCAGCACCCCGACGACACCGACCGCGGTCGCTCCCACGACCGGTGCCACCTCGTCGGGCGGTGCGTCGGCCACGCCGTCGCCCTCCGGGCCGAAACGGGCGGACGCCCGGGCCGAGCACGTGCACATCAGCCTGTTCAACGGCGACGGCGCGCACTACGGCGTCGGCATGCCCGTCATCGCCTATTTCTCCCGTCAGATCACCGACGGCGCCGCGCTGCAGCAGGCCACGACGGTCACGGCCGACGGCAAGCCGCTCGCCGGCGCCTGGTACTTCGAGAACTCCGGCGCCGGGAACGGCCCGATCGAAGGGCACTTCCGTCCCCGTCACTACTGGCCGGCCCACGCCCGCATCCACGTCGCGATCCCGGCGAAGGGGCTCTCGGCCGGCAAGGGGCTCGGCTACGACGACAGCCTGACCCTCGACTTCAGCACCGGCGCACGCAACGTCGCCAAGGTCGACGACGGCAAGCACACCCTGACCCTGACCTCCGACGGCAAGCGCGTCGGTCGCTTCCCGGTCTCGCTGGGCGGCCCCGGCTCACGGACGATCCGCGGCACCAAGGTCGTGATGGAGCAGGACCAGGACACCCGCATGCGCGGCGCGCACAGCGGCATCGAGTACAACCTCGCCCACGTCTACTGGACGCAGCGCCTGACCTACAGCGGCGAGTACCTGCACGCCGCCCCCTGGAACGAAGCATCGGCAGGGGGCAACATCGGCCGGTCCAACAGCTCCAACGGCTGCACCAACCTCTCCACGGCCGATGCGAAGAAGCTGTTCGGACTCATGCAGGTCGGCGACGTCGTGCGCTATCCGGACGCGGGCGGCGCCAAGATGCGCCTCGGCGACGGGTACGGCGACTGGAACCTCACCTGGGCCCAGTGGCGCACGGGCGGGCTGGTCAGCACCAGCTGA
- a CDS encoding TadE family type IV pilus minor pilin: MRSDRRRPGDEGMATAELAACLPVLVLLLAVALTAVAVASGRVRVQDAAREAARAAARGDTAVATRLARQAAPGAVLSIRRAGTDVVAEVHAQVRPIGGLLPAFTVTGAAVAALEPAASGASP; encoded by the coding sequence ATGCGCTCTGACCGGCGCCGGCCCGGCGACGAGGGCATGGCCACGGCCGAGCTCGCCGCCTGCCTACCGGTCCTCGTCCTCCTCCTCGCGGTCGCGTTGACCGCCGTGGCGGTCGCGTCGGGCCGGGTCCGCGTGCAGGACGCCGCTCGCGAGGCCGCGCGCGCGGCCGCGCGGGGCGACACCGCGGTCGCGACCCGCCTCGCCCGACAGGCGGCGCCGGGGGCGGTGCTCTCCATCCGGCGCGCCGGCACCGACGTCGTGGCAGAGGTGCACGCGCAGGTCCGCCCGATTGGCGGCCTGCTGCCCGCCTTCACCGTCACCGGTGCCGCGGTGGCCGCGCTCGAACCCGCCGCGTCCGGGGCGTCGCCGTGA
- a CDS encoding DUF4244 domain-containing protein, with protein sequence MTPRSSHALVRRVVRRVRATVDAGMSTAEYAVGTVAAVGFAVVLYKVVRSPAVSSALSSIVRSALNAL encoded by the coding sequence ATGACTCCTCGCAGCAGCCACGCTCTCGTCCGCCGGGTCGTCCGTCGCGTGCGTGCCACCGTCGACGCCGGCATGTCCACCGCCGAGTACGCCGTCGGCACCGTCGCCGCGGTCGGTTTCGCGGTCGTGCTCTACAAGGTGGTGCGCAGCCCGGCCGTCTCCTCGGCCTTGAGCTCGATCGTCAGGTCGGCGCTGAATGCGCTCTGA
- a CDS encoding type II secretion system F family protein, whose protein sequence is MIGWLLVAAAVVLAPGPSRPGIPRPGTPHPGGLADRAAGPPRTLVACALVATIAGAVALSGPPAGAVVALVGCPSGWWGLRRMRPGHATPAEDRWVALVLDLAAAALRAGRPPADAVSAAAQAAGPEIRAAFERVAGLLRLGAEPAQAWAVLARDGPLGPVSTVAVRSAASGARLAAAFERLAVELRAEATADATARAQRAGVRAMAPLAACFLPSFVLLGVVPVVVGVARAALTDLP, encoded by the coding sequence GTGATCGGCTGGCTGCTCGTCGCTGCCGCGGTGGTCCTCGCGCCGGGGCCGTCGCGCCCCGGCATCCCGCGTCCGGGCACGCCGCATCCGGGCGGGCTCGCCGACCGTGCGGCCGGCCCGCCGCGGACGCTCGTCGCATGCGCGCTCGTCGCCACGATCGCCGGTGCCGTCGCGCTGTCCGGTCCACCGGCCGGGGCAGTCGTGGCGCTCGTCGGTTGCCCGTCGGGCTGGTGGGGGCTGCGCCGGATGCGGCCCGGGCACGCGACGCCGGCCGAGGACCGCTGGGTGGCGCTCGTGCTCGACCTCGCCGCGGCGGCGCTCCGCGCGGGCCGGCCCCCGGCCGACGCGGTGAGCGCTGCCGCCCAGGCCGCCGGCCCCGAGATCCGTGCCGCGTTCGAGCGGGTCGCCGGTCTGCTGCGCCTCGGCGCCGAGCCCGCGCAGGCGTGGGCGGTGCTGGCGCGCGACGGGCCGCTCGGGCCGGTCTCCACCGTCGCCGTGCGCAGCGCCGCGAGCGGGGCTCGGCTCGCCGCCGCGTTCGAGCGCCTCGCGGTCGAGTTGCGCGCCGAGGCCACGGCGGACGCGACGGCGCGCGCGCAGCGGGCCGGGGTGCGCGCGATGGCCCCGCTCGCGGCGTGCTTCCTGCCGTCGTTCGTCCTGCTCGGCGTCGTGCCCGTCGTCGTCGGTGTGGCGCGGGCGGCCCTGACCGACCTGCCCTGA
- a CDS encoding type II secretion system F family protein, which produces MSPAVGALLALGCALAVTALPSVWLPRIAVLAGSGRLARSGAVGPATVGGPARAVRWSGAVGGAGAAVGLGAVALRGAVLLAVAGAAVSGVAALLARDAVRGRELGRRHRQLLTAVRVLAGELAAGATPAAALHAAAATGDVAAAQLHAGVDALRDGADAAAALAASGEPGVRALGAAWRLVESTGAALAEVVDHVAADLAAQDVRRRAVAVALAGPRAAAVLVAALPSVGVAMGAAMDARPLEFLLGPSAGQAVCCLGVLLDAAGVLWLRRIVRRAGR; this is translated from the coding sequence GTGAGCCCGGCCGTCGGCGCGTTGTTGGCGCTCGGGTGCGCCCTCGCGGTGACGGCGCTCCCGTCGGTCTGGCTGCCGCGGATCGCCGTGCTGGCCGGGTCGGGTCGGCTGGCCCGCTCCGGCGCCGTCGGCCCGGCGACGGTCGGCGGTCCGGCCCGCGCGGTGCGCTGGTCGGGGGCAGTGGGCGGGGCCGGGGCGGCGGTCGGGCTGGGTGCCGTGGCGCTCCGTGGCGCGGTGTTGCTGGCGGTCGCGGGAGCCGCGGTGTCGGGCGTCGCCGCCCTGCTGGCCCGCGACGCCGTCCGGGGTCGCGAGCTCGGCCGGCGACATCGTCAGCTTCTCACCGCGGTCCGCGTCCTGGCCGGTGAGCTCGCGGCCGGCGCCACCCCCGCTGCCGCCCTGCATGCCGCGGCGGCCACCGGCGACGTCGCGGCGGCTCAGCTCCACGCCGGTGTCGACGCCCTTCGGGACGGGGCCGATGCCGCGGCCGCGCTCGCGGCGAGCGGCGAGCCGGGGGTGCGTGCCCTGGGGGCGGCGTGGCGACTCGTCGAGTCGACCGGAGCGGCGCTGGCCGAGGTCGTCGACCACGTCGCGGCCGACCTGGCGGCCCAGGACGTGCGCCGGCGCGCGGTGGCCGTCGCGCTGGCCGGCCCGCGCGCCGCCGCGGTGCTGGTGGCGGCACTGCCGTCGGTCGGCGTCGCGATGGGTGCCGCGATGGACGCGCGACCCCTCGAGTTCCTGCTGGGGCCGTCCGCCGGTCAGGCGGTGTGCTGCCTCGGGGTGCTGCTGGACGCCGCGGGCGTGCTGTGGCTGCGGCGCATCGTGCGGCGCGCCGGGCGATGA
- a CDS encoding TadA family conjugal transfer-associated ATPase: protein MTGPVIDAELLDRVRRRMVAGTVDVASALRAENAGIVDDTVFDRLRRDVHAELHGAGPLEPLLATPGVTDVLVNGPRSVWLDRGRGLERVGVTFPDEVAVRALAQRLAAGAGRRLDDAMPHVDAVLADGSRLHAVLPPLVPTTTLSLRVLGRRRHDLDSLVALAAMPADVAATLRDVVAARLAFVVTGGTGTGKTTLLGALLGTVDAGERLLLIEDAPELVVEHPHTVRLVTRPANVEGAGEVGLRELVRQALRMRPDRLVVGEFRGAEMVELLVALNTGHEGSAATMHANSAADVPARFAALGALAGFPAPAVTSLVASAVTVIVHLRRGRDGRRAVAEIALLDRVGDALAVVPAWSAAGGAGPGAGRLTAAIDDRAAR from the coding sequence ATGACCGGCCCGGTGATCGACGCCGAGCTGCTCGACCGGGTCCGCCGCCGCATGGTCGCGGGCACCGTCGACGTCGCGTCCGCACTGCGGGCCGAGAACGCCGGGATCGTCGACGACACCGTCTTCGACCGGCTGCGTCGCGACGTGCACGCCGAACTGCACGGCGCCGGGCCGCTCGAGCCGTTGCTCGCGACCCCGGGCGTCACCGACGTGCTGGTCAACGGGCCCCGCTCGGTGTGGCTCGACCGGGGCCGCGGGCTGGAACGCGTCGGCGTGACCTTCCCCGACGAGGTCGCCGTCCGGGCCCTCGCCCAGCGGCTCGCCGCCGGTGCCGGACGCCGTCTCGACGACGCGATGCCGCACGTCGACGCGGTGCTCGCCGACGGCAGCCGGTTGCACGCGGTGCTGCCCCCGTTGGTGCCCACCACCACGCTGTCCCTGCGGGTGTTGGGACGCCGCCGTCACGACCTGGACTCCCTCGTCGCCCTCGCCGCGATGCCCGCCGACGTCGCGGCCACCCTGCGGGACGTCGTCGCGGCCCGCCTCGCCTTCGTCGTCACCGGCGGCACCGGCACGGGCAAGACGACCCTGCTGGGTGCCCTCCTCGGCACCGTCGACGCCGGCGAGCGGTTGCTGTTGATCGAGGACGCGCCGGAGCTCGTCGTCGAGCACCCGCACACCGTCCGGTTGGTGACGCGCCCGGCGAACGTCGAGGGCGCCGGCGAGGTGGGGCTGCGGGAGCTGGTGCGGCAGGCGCTGCGGATGCGGCCGGACCGGCTGGTCGTCGGCGAGTTCCGCGGCGCGGAGATGGTCGAGCTCCTGGTCGCGCTCAACACCGGCCACGAGGGCAGCGCCGCGACCATGCACGCCAACTCCGCGGCGGACGTCCCCGCGCGCTTCGCCGCTCTGGGCGCGCTCGCCGGATTCCCCGCGCCGGCCGTCACCAGCCTGGTGGCGAGCGCGGTCACGGTGATCGTGCATCTTCGGCGCGGCCGGGACGGGCGGCGCGCGGTGGCCGAGATCGCGCTGCTCGACCGGGTAGGCGACGCGCTGGCCGTCGTGCCGGCGTGGTCGGCCGCCGGGGGCGCCGGGCCGGGGGCGGGTCGGCTCACCGCCGCGATCGACGATCGGGCAGCGCGGTGA
- a CDS encoding HAD family hydrolase: MTDGSRTAAFFDLDKTIIAKSSVLAFGRPFYQGGLINRRAVLRSAYAQFMFALAGADSDQIERMRAYLTSMCAGWDVSQVREIVAEALHEIIDPIVYDEAVDLIGMHKAAGRDVVIVSTSGEEVVAPIGAMLGADEVVATQMVVEEGRYTGEIGRYAYAAEKAVAVRALAADRGYDLADCYAYSDSATDVPMLEAVGHAYAVNADRALRKIAVEREWPLLTFSNAVPLRERISGLRPDHPVASASVLGVGVGAAGLAWYLARRRGAR; encoded by the coding sequence GTGACGGACGGGAGCCGAACCGCGGCCTTCTTCGACCTCGACAAGACGATCATCGCCAAGTCGAGCGTGCTCGCGTTCGGCCGGCCGTTCTACCAGGGCGGTCTCATCAACCGTCGCGCCGTGCTGCGCAGCGCCTACGCGCAGTTCATGTTCGCGCTCGCGGGGGCCGACTCCGACCAGATTGAGCGGATGCGCGCTTATCTGACGAGCATGTGCGCCGGGTGGGACGTGTCGCAGGTCCGCGAGATCGTCGCCGAGGCGCTGCACGAGATCATCGACCCGATCGTCTACGACGAGGCGGTCGACCTGATCGGCATGCACAAGGCCGCGGGGCGCGACGTCGTCATCGTGAGTACCTCGGGCGAGGAGGTCGTGGCGCCGATCGGCGCGATGCTCGGTGCCGACGAGGTGGTCGCCACCCAGATGGTGGTCGAGGAGGGTCGCTACACCGGCGAGATCGGCCGCTACGCCTACGCCGCCGAGAAGGCGGTCGCCGTCCGCGCCCTCGCCGCGGACCGCGGTTACGACCTCGCCGACTGCTACGCGTACTCCGACTCGGCGACCGACGTCCCGATGCTCGAAGCGGTCGGTCACGCCTATGCCGTGAACGCCGACCGCGCTCTGCGCAAGATCGCGGTGGAACGGGAATGGCCGCTGCTCACCTTCTCCAACGCCGTGCCGCTACGCGAGCGCATATCCGGGCTGCGGCCCGATCACCCGGTCGCGTCGGCGAGCGTGCTGGGCGTGGGCGTCGGCGCCGCCGGTCTGGCCTGGTACCTCGCCCGGCGGCGCGGCGCCCGCTGA